A genomic segment from uncultured Desulfuromonas sp. encodes:
- the guaB gene encoding IMP dehydrogenase, whose product MLDPELREGLTFDDVLLVPAHSQVLPKEVDLSTKLTESISLNIPLMSAAMDTVTEARTAICMAREGGIGVIHKNMSPQEQALEVDQVKKSESGMIVDPITMHPKQKIYEALQLMEKYRISGVPITENGRLVGILTNRDLRFETQLDQPIENVMTKDHLVTVPPGTTLEEAKFHLHKHRIEKLLVVDDDFHLKGLITIKDIEKVRKYPMACKDEFGRLRAAAAVGVGGDCYERLELLVRAGVDAVVVDTAHGHSQGVLDSVVEIKRTYPNLQMIAGNIATAEAAAALIKAGVDAVKVGIGPGSICTTRVVAGVGVPQITAIADVSRITQKAGIPLIADGGIKYSGELPKAITAGADVIMIGSLFAGTEESPGETILYQGRTYKSYRGMGSLGAMKKGSKDRYFQGDVDSDVKLVPEGIEGRVPFRGTLSANVHQLLGGLRAGMGYTGCRNLKELQQNARFIRITNAGLRESHVHDVNITHEAPNYRIERPS is encoded by the coding sequence ATGCTCGACCCTGAATTACGGGAAGGACTCACTTTTGATGATGTTCTTCTAGTCCCTGCTCATTCCCAGGTGTTGCCGAAAGAAGTGGATCTGTCGACCAAACTGACCGAATCTATTTCATTGAATATTCCCCTCATGTCGGCGGCGATGGATACCGTCACCGAAGCGCGTACCGCCATTTGCATGGCGCGTGAAGGGGGCATCGGTGTTATCCATAAAAATATGTCTCCCCAAGAGCAGGCGTTGGAGGTTGATCAGGTCAAAAAATCAGAAAGCGGCATGATCGTTGATCCAATCACCATGCATCCCAAGCAGAAAATCTACGAAGCCCTGCAGTTGATGGAAAAGTACCGTATTTCCGGGGTTCCGATCACTGAAAACGGTCGATTGGTGGGCATTCTTACCAACCGCGATCTGCGTTTCGAAACCCAACTCGATCAGCCGATCGAAAATGTCATGACCAAAGATCATTTGGTCACTGTCCCTCCCGGAACCACCCTCGAAGAAGCCAAGTTTCACCTCCATAAACACCGTATTGAAAAACTGCTGGTCGTTGACGATGATTTTCACCTCAAGGGGTTGATCACCATCAAAGATATTGAAAAAGTGCGTAAATATCCCATGGCCTGCAAAGATGAGTTCGGTCGCCTGCGGGCTGCGGCGGCGGTTGGTGTTGGCGGCGACTGCTATGAGCGCCTCGAACTTCTGGTGCGCGCTGGAGTGGACGCTGTCGTTGTCGATACGGCGCACGGCCACTCTCAAGGGGTGCTCGATTCTGTGGTGGAGATTAAACGGACCTATCCCAACCTGCAGATGATTGCTGGTAACATTGCCACGGCTGAAGCGGCTGCCGCCCTGATCAAGGCCGGAGTGGATGCCGTCAAGGTCGGTATCGGACCCGGCTCGATCTGTACTACCCGTGTTGTTGCCGGGGTAGGGGTGCCGCAGATTACGGCCATTGCCGATGTCTCTCGGATCACCCAGAAAGCCGGTATCCCCTTGATTGCTGATGGTGGCATCAAATATTCCGGCGAACTGCCCAAGGCGATTACCGCCGGAGCCGACGTCATCATGATCGGTTCACTATTTGCCGGGACGGAAGAGTCTCCCGGTGAAACCATTCTCTATCAGGGCCGGACCTACAAATCCTATCGTGGCATGGGAAGCCTTGGCGCGATGAAAAAAGGCAGCAAAGATCGCTATTTCCAAGGGGATGTTGACAGCGATGTCAAGCTGGTTCCTGAAGGAATAGAAGGGCGCGTTCCCTTCCGCGGCACACTGTCTGCCAACGTCCATCAGTTGCTCGGCGGCCTGCGTGCCGGCATGGGCTACACTGGTTGTCGCAACCTTAAAGAGTTGCAGCAGAATGCCCGCTTTATCCGGATTACCAACGCGGGCTTACGTGAATCCCATGTTCACGATGTCAATATCACCCATGAAGCACCCAACTATCGGATTGAACGTCCCAGCTAG
- a CDS encoding M42 family metallopeptidase, whose product MEQNQYDLLKEMSQTPSPSGFEQPIQRVIRRVQTGVADEVRTDVMGNVISRLDGQGETRPKVMLAGHCDEIGFMIKYIDEEGFIYFAPIGGVDAHLVPGQRVHVHSASGPILGVVGKKPIHLMEPKDRETVVKFKEQFIDIGCSSQEATLELVAIGDPITFVPSLERLQGDLVTSRAFDDKMGAFIVTRVLQEVKQRGPAPSDLFSVTTVQEEIGLRGASASVYGVNPDVGIAVDVGFSSDFPGINKVELGDLRVGKGPIIARGANINPVLFDLLVTTAKEENIPYQVVGMPRATGTDANVMQLSRGGIAAALVSVPLRYMHSPVEVLSLADLDATIALLTAVIYKIDNTEMFIPQ is encoded by the coding sequence ATGGAACAGAACCAATATGATTTGCTCAAGGAAATGTCCCAAACCCCGAGTCCGTCGGGTTTTGAACAGCCGATCCAGCGGGTGATCCGCCGTGTCCAGACCGGTGTCGCTGACGAAGTGCGCACCGACGTCATGGGAAATGTCATCTCCCGCCTTGATGGCCAGGGGGAAACGCGGCCCAAAGTGATGCTTGCCGGTCATTGCGACGAGATCGGCTTTATGATCAAGTACATCGACGAAGAGGGCTTTATCTATTTTGCTCCCATCGGTGGTGTTGATGCGCATCTGGTGCCGGGGCAGCGCGTCCATGTGCATAGCGCCAGCGGACCGATCCTCGGCGTGGTCGGGAAAAAACCGATTCACCTCATGGAACCCAAAGACCGCGAAACCGTGGTCAAATTCAAAGAACAATTTATCGATATCGGCTGTTCCAGCCAGGAGGCGACTCTGGAATTGGTGGCCATTGGTGATCCGATCACCTTTGTTCCCAGTCTTGAGCGCTTGCAGGGCGATCTGGTGACGTCGCGCGCTTTTGATGACAAGATGGGCGCGTTTATCGTCACTCGCGTGTTGCAGGAGGTCAAGCAGCGTGGTCCGGCTCCGTCCGACCTGTTCAGCGTCACCACCGTGCAGGAAGAGATCGGCCTGCGTGGTGCGTCAGCGAGTGTCTATGGCGTCAATCCCGATGTCGGCATTGCCGTTGATGTTGGCTTTTCCAGTGATTTCCCTGGTATTAACAAAGTTGAGCTGGGCGACTTACGCGTTGGTAAGGGGCCGATCATTGCCCGCGGTGCCAATATTAATCCGGTGTTGTTTGATCTGCTTGTTACGACGGCAAAGGAAGAGAATATCCCTTATCAGGTGGTTGGTATGCCCAGAGCCACCGGTACTGACGCCAATGTCATGCAATTGAGCCGTGGCGGAATCGCTGCCGCTCTTGTCAGTGTTCCGCTACGTTATATGCATTCACCGGTCGAGGTGTTGTCGCTGGCCGATCTGGACGCAACCATCGCCCTGCTGACTGCTGTGATCTATAAGATTGATAATACCGAGATGTTCATTCCTCAATAA
- the miaB gene encoding tRNA (N6-isopentenyl adenosine(37)-C2)-methylthiotransferase MiaB, with translation MSKSFYLETFGCQMNVVDSEWIVNLLGQIDYHPVETPQEADLILLNTCSVRDKAERKVYGHLSHFKPLKDQRPELILAVGGCVAQQEGQQLLKKVPYLDIVFGTHNVHKLPELIYAVEQGRGRQCETTHYEGAKRLDQFPQRADENSVSRFVTIMQGCDNFCAYCVVPYVRGREVSRPSDDILAEVRELVAQGVCEVTLLGQNVNSYGQKGSGDMRFAELLKRVHDIDGLKRIRFTSSHPKDLSDELIACFASLDKLCKHMHLALQSGSNRILELMNRGYSREQYLERVASLKQACPEIRMTTDLIVGFPGEQEADFEQTLDMLEQVRFADAYSFLYSRRPQTKALEMDDPIPAAEKQRWFDRMLKAQERISGEIWQQDCGTIQPVLVEGVSRQGRGQVFGRSQWNRIVNFDGPESLIGEEVAVRIEECLRNSHRGVLVEQP, from the coding sequence ATGTCAAAGTCATTTTATCTCGAAACCTTTGGTTGCCAGATGAACGTTGTCGATTCCGAGTGGATCGTCAATCTGCTTGGCCAGATCGACTATCACCCGGTTGAGACACCTCAGGAGGCGGATCTGATTCTCCTCAACACCTGTTCGGTGCGTGATAAAGCTGAACGGAAGGTGTACGGTCATCTGAGTCACTTTAAGCCACTTAAAGATCAACGTCCCGAACTGATTCTTGCCGTCGGTGGTTGTGTCGCCCAGCAGGAAGGGCAACAACTGCTGAAAAAAGTGCCTTATCTCGATATTGTTTTCGGCACGCATAATGTTCATAAATTGCCGGAATTGATTTATGCCGTGGAACAAGGGCGAGGCCGTCAATGTGAGACGACCCATTACGAAGGTGCCAAACGTCTCGACCAGTTCCCACAGCGTGCTGATGAAAATTCAGTTTCCCGTTTTGTCACCATTATGCAGGGCTGTGACAATTTCTGCGCCTATTGTGTCGTGCCTTATGTGCGCGGCCGCGAGGTGAGTCGGCCCAGTGACGATATCCTTGCTGAAGTGCGTGAGCTGGTGGCCCAAGGGGTGTGCGAGGTGACGCTTCTTGGACAGAACGTCAACTCCTACGGGCAGAAGGGCAGCGGCGATATGCGTTTTGCCGAGCTGCTCAAGCGGGTCCATGATATCGACGGCCTGAAGCGGATTCGCTTTACCTCTTCTCATCCCAAAGATCTCAGCGACGAGTTGATTGCCTGTTTTGCGTCACTGGACAAGCTGTGCAAACACATGCATCTGGCCCTGCAGAGCGGGTCCAATCGCATTCTCGAGCTGATGAATCGCGGCTACAGCCGTGAACAGTATCTGGAGCGGGTGGCCTCTCTTAAACAGGCGTGTCCTGAAATTCGCATGACAACGGACCTGATTGTCGGTTTTCCCGGGGAGCAGGAGGCGGATTTTGAGCAGACTCTTGACATGCTCGAGCAGGTCCGCTTTGCCGACGCCTATTCGTTCCTCTATTCACGTCGTCCCCAGACCAAAGCTCTGGAGATGGACGATCCGATTCCGGCTGCGGAAAAGCAGCGCTGGTTTGACCGGATGCTCAAGGCGCAAGAGCGCATCAGTGGCGAGATCTGGCAGCAGGATTGCGGCACCATTCAGCCGGTTTTGGTTGAAGGTGTCAGTCGCCAGGGGCGGGGACAGGTATTTGGCCGCAGTCAGTGGAATCGCATTGTTAATTTCGATGGCCCGGAATCTCTGATCGGCGAGGAAGTGGCTGTGCGCATCGAGGAGTGTCTGCGCAATTCCCATCGAGGGGTTCTGGTTGAACAACCATAA
- a CDS encoding M48 family metalloprotease, whose amino-acid sequence MVKNYILWMIVALLAAACTPGSLPRPWQTGSVVLTQVPDYGAGAARELVQSHGGALNDEIVQNYLEQLVGQLAVFDGYHGQPWTVQVVNDSACELLSVPGDFLLVYRGFLNAVTSESELAAILGHEMAHLRLGHLAQSALDLGVFDHPGRVLGDRAEDAIRSQQLADFVAQQHYSIAQEKQASEFWRNQVGVDGEADALTASLATSGWILRHPNGVDVVLPVLSIHPPVETVTFNDMKSALDAMAAGYAVFDQGVAEERQDHLPQAIALYLQAATQAPEQSQIVTGLGLAYLKAGELNSARHHLQRAVQLDGDYYRSRLGLGYIALQQEDLEAAQTHLRYSQALLPTVQGSYLLAELYQRQGDWAQAEPLFQQVVDAAPHSTLGKAARKALKQGGRQ is encoded by the coding sequence ATGGTTAAGAATTATATCCTTTGGATGATTGTCGCTTTGCTTGCTGCCGCCTGTACGCCTGGTTCCTTGCCGCGGCCATGGCAGACCGGAAGCGTTGTCCTGACCCAGGTGCCTGACTATGGGGCGGGTGCTGCGCGTGAGCTGGTGCAGAGTCATGGCGGTGCTTTGAACGATGAGATTGTTCAGAACTATCTCGAGCAACTGGTTGGACAACTGGCGGTCTTTGACGGTTATCATGGTCAGCCGTGGACCGTGCAGGTTGTCAATGATTCGGCCTGTGAACTGCTGTCTGTGCCCGGTGATTTTTTGCTCGTCTACCGCGGTTTTTTGAATGCCGTGACGTCTGAATCGGAACTGGCGGCTATTCTCGGACACGAGATGGCGCACCTGCGACTGGGTCATCTGGCGCAGAGCGCTCTAGATCTTGGTGTCTTTGACCATCCTGGCCGCGTTCTGGGTGACCGTGCCGAGGATGCTATCCGCAGCCAACAGTTGGCTGACTTTGTTGCCCAGCAACATTATTCCATCGCTCAGGAGAAGCAGGCGTCTGAATTTTGGCGGAATCAGGTCGGCGTCGATGGTGAAGCGGATGCCCTGACAGCGTCATTAGCGACATCCGGTTGGATTCTCCGGCATCCCAACGGTGTCGATGTGGTTCTGCCGGTTCTCAGTATTCATCCTCCCGTTGAAACCGTCACATTCAATGACATGAAAAGTGCGCTTGATGCAATGGCTGCCGGCTATGCTGTTTTTGATCAGGGTGTGGCCGAAGAACGGCAGGATCATCTCCCTCAAGCCATTGCCCTTTATCTTCAGGCAGCAACTCAGGCGCCCGAACAGAGCCAGATTGTCACCGGCTTGGGCTTGGCCTATCTCAAGGCCGGTGAATTAAATAGCGCCCGGCACCATTTGCAACGCGCCGTGCAATTGGATGGTGACTATTATCGCAGTCGACTTGGGCTGGGATACATTGCTTTGCAGCAAGAAGACCTTGAGGCGGCACAGACCCATTTGCGTTACAGTCAGGCATTGTTGCCAACGGTCCAGGGGAGCTATCTTCTGGCGGAACTCTATCAGCGTCAGGGGGACTGGGCGCAAGCTGAGCCCCTGTTTCAGCAGGTTGTTGACGCGGCCCCGCACAGTACCTTGGGTAAAGCTGCGCGAAAAGCCTTGAAACAGGGAGGTCGCCAATAA
- the typA gene encoding translational GTPase TypA, translating to MSAEIRNIAIIAHVDHGKTTLVDAMLHQSGVFRSNQVITERIMDSNDLEKERGITILSKNLSIEHNGVKINVIDTPGHADFGGEVERVLKMVDSVLLLVDAFDGPMPQTRFVLKKSLDLGLKPIVVINKIDRPGARPEEVVDMVFDLFCELEANEEQLEFPIVYASAKSGYARFEPDDDNMDLEPLFDTIKQKVPSPEGDPAAPFQFLVTSIDYNDYIGRIATGKIFNGTVKEGETVARIDKDGKVTRGRISKLIGYQGLQQVSIEQASAGDIVTIAGFDAISISESLASVDNPVPLPYVNIDEPTLSMNFIVNSSPFAGNEGKYVTSRNIFERLQKELRTNVSLRVEETDNTDTFKVSGRGELHLSILIENMRREGFELAVSKPEVIFKEEDGQRLEPIEYLCIDVPEEFQGTIIEKLGRRKAELLSMKQMEGTNRLEFNIPARGLIGFRTEFMTDTRGTGTMAHSFLEYAPYKGEIESRKNGVLIAMDAGETVAYSLFNLQDRGILFVGPGIKVYEGMIIGQHAKENDLVVNASKGKKLTNVRASGSDDAIRLTPPNVLTLEQALEYIADDELVEVTPNSIRLRKKILDANERKKFEKKK from the coding sequence ATGAGCGCCGAGATCAGAAATATCGCCATTATTGCCCACGTTGACCACGGAAAAACCACCTTGGTTGATGCTATGCTTCACCAGTCTGGAGTCTTCCGCTCCAACCAGGTGATTACCGAACGGATCATGGACAGCAACGATCTTGAAAAAGAACGCGGCATCACGATTCTGTCAAAAAACCTGTCCATTGAACACAACGGCGTCAAGATCAATGTCATCGACACCCCGGGTCACGCCGACTTCGGCGGCGAAGTCGAGCGGGTTCTGAAAATGGTCGACTCAGTACTGCTGCTGGTCGATGCATTTGACGGTCCCATGCCGCAAACCCGTTTCGTTCTGAAAAAATCTCTCGACCTCGGCCTTAAACCGATCGTCGTTATCAACAAAATCGACCGCCCCGGTGCCCGTCCGGAAGAGGTCGTGGATATGGTCTTTGACCTGTTCTGCGAACTGGAAGCCAACGAAGAGCAGCTCGAATTCCCCATTGTCTACGCCAGTGCCAAAAGCGGCTATGCCCGCTTCGAGCCAGATGACGACAACATGGATCTGGAGCCGCTGTTCGACACCATCAAGCAGAAAGTCCCGTCTCCCGAAGGCGATCCCGCAGCCCCGTTCCAGTTTCTGGTCACCAGCATTGACTACAATGACTACATCGGCCGAATTGCCACGGGTAAAATCTTCAACGGAACCGTCAAGGAAGGCGAAACCGTCGCCCGTATCGACAAAGACGGCAAGGTCACCCGTGGCCGGATCTCCAAACTGATCGGCTATCAGGGGTTGCAACAGGTTAGCATCGAGCAAGCCAGTGCCGGAGACATTGTCACGATTGCCGGGTTTGATGCCATCAGCATCAGTGAGTCTCTGGCCAGTGTTGACAATCCGGTGCCGTTGCCTTACGTCAACATCGACGAGCCGACCCTGTCGATGAACTTTATCGTCAACAGTTCACCGTTTGCCGGCAATGAGGGCAAATATGTGACTTCACGTAATATTTTCGAGCGTCTGCAAAAAGAACTGCGTACCAATGTCTCACTGCGCGTCGAAGAAACCGACAACACCGACACCTTTAAAGTTTCCGGTCGTGGTGAACTGCACCTGTCGATTCTGATCGAAAACATGCGTCGTGAAGGCTTTGAGCTGGCTGTCTCCAAACCGGAAGTTATCTTCAAGGAAGAGGATGGTCAGCGTCTGGAGCCGATCGAGTATCTGTGCATCGACGTGCCGGAAGAGTTTCAGGGAACGATCATTGAGAAGTTGGGCCGTCGCAAGGCCGAGCTGCTCTCCATGAAGCAGATGGAGGGCACCAACCGTCTGGAATTCAACATTCCGGCTCGTGGTCTAATCGGCTTCCGTACCGAATTTATGACCGATACCCGCGGTACCGGCACCATGGCCCACAGCTTCCTCGAATATGCCCCCTATAAAGGCGAAATCGAAAGCCGTAAAAACGGCGTGCTGATTGCCATGGATGCAGGCGAAACGGTTGCCTACTCTCTGTTTAACCTGCAAGACCGCGGCATCCTTTTCGTCGGCCCCGGAATCAAGGTCTACGAGGGGATGATCATCGGCCAACATGCCAAGGAAAATGACCTGGTGGTCAATGCCAGCAAAGGTAAAAAGCTGACCAACGTCCGCGCTTCGGGCAGCGACGATGCTATCCGCCTGACACCGCCGAATGTGCTTACCCTGGAGCAGGCCCTGGAATATATCGCAGATGACGAGCTGGTGGAAGTCACACCGAATTCAATCCGTCTGCGCAAGAAGATTCTTGATGCTAATGAGCGCAAGAAATTTGAGAAAAAGAAATAA